The region TCATGCTTACATAGCTAGTAATCTGTTCTGCGATGAGGAATCCATTTATACAGATTTTACAGGGGCATGGATGAATAATCAATTTCCAAAGATTACACAGGATGGAAAAGATGGCGATGAAGAGATTGGTTATATTGCAAATATGAAAGCATCTGCTACAGCTGGATTTAAATATTTTAACTGTATAGGAGTTAAGAGATTAAAAATAAAAGTGCGCGGCTATTGTAAAGGTGATTTTGAAATAAAGACTTCTTTAAATGGCCCTGTTCTTGGTAAGATACCGGTTGCATTCTCCAATGTGTGGAAAGAATACTCTGCAGATATAACGATCCCAGATGGAGTACATGCACTGTATATTACCTATACCGGAGAAGGAAGTGCAAGCCTTGCTTCCTTTACTTTGGAATAATATATATTGATAATCCAAGCCATTGAGAATTGCTTCGACTTTTTGTTTTAGTAGTAAAAGTAGTAAAATAAGAATATATTAGAAATAAGAGTTAAAACCAGAGGATAGCATGGATAGCGGAAAATTAGATAATCAGCTGAATTTGGCACTAGATGTATCCAATCGTGATCGAGAACAGACACAGGATTTAGATGTTGGGTATGATACGGAAACTAGACAATGGGAATTGATCGTTCGATTTAATGGTAGCTTGCAAAGGGTAGCAGATGAACTAGGATTTAAATTTGAAGAATTATTAGGTAATTTTGCGATTATTGTTATTGATCAGGGCAAAATTGACCGGTTAGTTGGATATAGTGAGATTGAATTTATCGAGAAACCGAAACAATTAACCTTCGAAGTAACGGCGGGGAAGGCAGCTTCTTGCATCTCAGCAGTACAGGCTCCACCGTTTAATCTATATGGAGAAGGTGTAATTGTTGCGGTGATTGATTCTGGGATAGATTATGCCCATCCAGATTTTAGAAAAGCAGATGGGAAGACAAGAATAATAGCACTTTGGGATCAAACAATTCAGCCTACTGGGGATCGAAAACCTCCAGAAGGTTACGTAGACGGAACCTTGTATACAGAGGATGATATTAATGCTGCTTTGGAAGTTTATAATATATCACAACGAATGAGACTTGTACCGAGTACGGATTTATCGGGGCATGGTACCCATGTTGCTGGAATTGCTGCGGGTTCCGGAGCTACGGATGGTAGATATCGTGGAGTTGCATCTAAAAGTGATATCTTAGTTGTAAAATTAGGAAATCCTGTTAGCCAATCATTTCCAAAGACATCACAGCTTATGACAGGTGTAGATTTTGCAATAAAGACTGCACTTGCAAGAAAACAACCAATAGCGATTAATATTAGTTTTGGTAATAACTACGGTTCTCATGATGGTAATGCGATATTAGAAACATATTTAAATACAGCAGCTAATTACTGGAAAACCAATATCATTGTTGGAACTGGAAACGAGGGAAGCAGTAGGACACATACCGCTGGTATCTTAAGTTCAAATGTAAATGCAGTCGTTGAACTAGCGATTGGAGACGGAGAGACCTCTATTAGTATACAGATTTGGAAGAATTATTTTGATGAGTTTGATATCTCTTTGGTTCATCCAAGCGGTGATGTAGTTGGGCCAATTCCCTCTATTCTTGGTTCACAACAATTTCAATTAAGACAAACAAAGATACTACTTTATTATGGGAAGCCTATTCCCTCTAATAAAGCGCAAGAAATTTATATTGAATTAATTCCAGCAGTAGGGGCATTATTAGTACCTGGAATCTGGAAGATTACATTGACGCCTAGGAGAATTATCGTAGGAAATTATAATTTATGGCTTCCTTCTTCGGGGGTATTAAGCGGTCAAACTGGATTTTTAAGACCTACTCCAGAGACTACATTAACGATACCGTCTACTGCATCAGGCGTTATTAGTGTAGGTGCCTATAATTCGAATACGAACAGTCTTGCATACTTTTCAGGACGTGGGTTTACCAGAGGTGATCTAGCTGTGAAACCGGATTTGGTTGCTCCAGGTGTAGATATTATTTCAGCATCTCCAGGGGGCGGGTTTACGGTTCGTTCTGGTACCTCAATGGCAACTCCATTTGTTACAGGTGCAGCTGCACTTTTAATGGAATGGGGGATTGTGAAAGGTAATGACTTATATCTATATGGTGAGAAGATGAAAGCTTACTTAATTAGTGGGGCAAAGCATCTTCCAGCTTATCGAGATTATCCAAATCCTGTAGTTGGGTGGGGAGCTCTCTGCGTCAGAGATAGTTTACCAGTATAGAGAA is a window of Lachnoclostridium phytofermentans ISDg DNA encoding:
- a CDS encoding S8 family peptidase, translating into MDSGKLDNQLNLALDVSNRDREQTQDLDVGYDTETRQWELIVRFNGSLQRVADELGFKFEELLGNFAIIVIDQGKIDRLVGYSEIEFIEKPKQLTFEVTAGKAASCISAVQAPPFNLYGEGVIVAVIDSGIDYAHPDFRKADGKTRIIALWDQTIQPTGDRKPPEGYVDGTLYTEDDINAALEVYNISQRMRLVPSTDLSGHGTHVAGIAAGSGATDGRYRGVASKSDILVVKLGNPVSQSFPKTSQLMTGVDFAIKTALARKQPIAINISFGNNYGSHDGNAILETYLNTAANYWKTNIIVGTGNEGSSRTHTAGILSSNVNAVVELAIGDGETSISIQIWKNYFDEFDISLVHPSGDVVGPIPSILGSQQFQLRQTKILLYYGKPIPSNKAQEIYIELIPAVGALLVPGIWKITLTPRRIIVGNYNLWLPSSGVLSGQTGFLRPTPETTLTIPSTASGVISVGAYNSNTNSLAYFSGRGFTRGDLAVKPDLVAPGVDIISASPGGGFTVRSGTSMATPFVTGAAALLMEWGIVKGNDLYLYGEKMKAYLISGAKHLPAYRDYPNPVVGWGALCVRDSLPV